atttcataatttaaatttaagaCACATTTGCTGTTTAATTAAAATCTATAGGGTAATTAAGTGAAATCTTTACAATTGAATTTAAAGTGTTGATATTATGACAAGTTTCATGTAGCCtacaggggcctattgcacaaaactaggataagggattataagccaggatatcttggtgatcttgtcatttgTATATAACATTTAGTAGAGCTGTCGTGTAAACATATCCTGAAGGCACACTTACACCAAGAATGATAACGATAATGAAAGATAAcatattagcggataaattgagccaggatcaccaaggtatcccggcttaatcccttatcatagttttgtgcaataggcccctggttgCAACAGCCCAAACCAGACATCCATAGTTTAAATAAAACACTTTTGCAATTTGAATAATATAATGATCTAAAACTTGCAGATTAAATGTATAACCTTTAATTTATGATTATGAAAGTTCTTTTTATCAAATGGATGTGTAGGCTAGAAGTGCAGCTCTTGTTAAGGGATAATTTCTTTCCAACAGCTAGTCTGCATACTGCAGTTGGTTACTTAGCAACTGTAATTCTATCAGCCCTCAGCTCCCTCCCCCTTCTCCTCTAAAGTCATGCCACGTAGGCACTGGCAAATGCACCAGGTGGACATTTCATGGAAGGTAGAGGCCGCGGGCTAAACCCAATCGATTATTTGTATACAAGGCAagctattatttaaaaaaaacaaaaaagacaaaTATAGAAAGAGCCAGAAGCCAAAACCTGACTAAAAGAACTGTATAAATAAATCACTCTCTTTATATCAGCACACAAATCAGAACACACTGTTTTTAGTGTACTGAATAAAACAAGGTGTGAAATTAATTTGGACTGAAAAATTATAAGATATTACAGCCCTCTTGTGGCCCTATatgattttttgtgtgtgtgtgtttggactgTGGATTAACCAGTGCCCAATACATTTTTGGTTTGAGGGTCATGGTGCAAATAGAAAAGTTTGTgcaatggaaaaaaaaagtttgactttgaaaatattgttaaaattaGCTTTTTAGAATATCAATCTGGGGCTGGTTGCAAAAAACTGCTAAGACTAGTCTTACAATTTATTCATTAAATTGTTTTCTCTAAGACTGCTCATAAATTTCAGGGCACAATTTGATACCAAAAACTATCTGTTAGTCATTATTAACATAATGGCAAGTTTGTCGACAAGTCAAGGGGCAATCGGTCTTACCTTGTGGCTTCAAATTAGAACAATCTGTTTTTTTCTGTAACTGACTTAAAGCCATTATGAACAAAAAATGTGATGACTAACTTGTAAGACTATAGTGTTAGCAGTTTTATGCAGTCGGCCCCTATACTTTCTGCTATTATTTTCATCTCCCTGTTTAAAAGTATCTGTGTATATTGCGCCATCATGTGGCTAATATAAACTATGTatttaatttactttaaaactTTTCTTTCTTTAGAAGTGCTTCACTTTGAAAAGTGCTtcaccttttttcttttttttactcataTATGTTTGCTTTTCTTGCATATAATTCATGTTATAATATAttacatgcattttttattcagGAGAACATGGACTCCTCttttaaacattcttaaataACAGGATGGACCACAGGAAAGCCAAAGCCTAGTTCAACAATTACCCATTTCCACTATGGTTAAGTTTATTTGCAATATAAACAGTATAATAATTGTTCCAAAACTATTTTCCACGCTCTAAATTAAGCAGGCTGTTTTTGCTGTACCATTGTAcattaagctttttttttttttttagattttcttGAATAGCCACTTTGCAAAGCACTATACCCCCCAAATAAACGATACCCACCTGTTTCATTGGTttcagatagatagacagacagacagacagacagacagaaagccTACATAGATAGTGCTGTTTcacggatggacagatggatggtatagacagataaacagacagacagtgtCAGGGgcaacgcattacaagtaacgtgaGTTATATGTAGGGCTAATCagtttacttttttcaagtaaaagtaacacattacttttaaatttacaggaaaataGGCTATCAGTGACTTTTTTAGCTGTAGCCTACAggtgtgaatttgcatttcctttagCCAGATACTTATTAATTtaactttttgtgtgaaatggccattacatttgaaaaagaaaaaaagaaaaccccAGCCCAGAtgagaaaagtaatgcattacttttcaaaaaaagtaaCCAATGTCATTAGTTACTTTTATGGAGTGcagcaatattgtaatgcaaagTAACTGTTCCCAACCAGAAAGaaagacggacggacggacggacggacggacatagatagatagatagatagatagatagatagatagatagatagatagatagatagatagatagatagatagatagatagatagatagataaatagatagatagatagatagatagatagatagatagatagatagatagatagatagatagatagatagatagatataataTCAAATATGCTAGGCTATATATTAACACATAGGCCTGCAGATGCGaagacatttttaaatggtAAACTGTCTGATACTCtcatgaaaaaaacaaacacacaaaaaaaactaatatttcGCCAACACATAGCGAAACAGCACGTCGGTGCCACACGCTGATGCGCATTGGTCGTCTTGTCTGGATCCTCCCGGAGCTCTTCCGGGTGTGGATAATCCACATTTCCTCCTGCCGACACGCATTCCCAAGAAAACATCCTGGACGGACCGAGCTGTGTGAGTGCACACCAAAGAATGAAACAGAACACTTGAGGTGGAAGACAGATTGTGAGCTTGAGATAGTGGACATGATGTTTGACGACCGACTGTGAACTGTGGAATATTTGAGATGTCAGACTCAGAGCATCATTTCCCACCATCATCCGTCAGACAGCTGTTGTTCACTTTTCGAGTTATTGCGCTTAGAGCTTCTTTACACTGACTCTTTTCGATATACAAGACATACATTAAGCGGATTAAATCGAGAAACAATATGTGGCTACAGTCTTTTGCTATCGCTCTTATTGTCTTTGCCCAGGTGAACGGAGAACTTACGCGTCCATCCTCAGCGATGGTATTGAATTCAACGTTACCTCCACAAGAAGATTCATCATCACATAATGAAACAGATACAGCGGTTGGATCTCGCATTTCTACCATTTTAAGGGATCTTCCTACCAtcaaaaatatttctattttcatCTGCGTATTAACAACGATGCTTATCACGTGCCTTGTCGTAAAAATATTCAGGTAATATATATTGGCATATATTTAAATGGTGTTATTGTGTTAGTCTGAGTGCTTGTGCAGTCAAATCATATGTTGATCTTAAGAAAATGCAACTTTTGATTGAAAATGGCGtcaaatttcgattcatttataAATGTCTCTTTTCAGCCTACTTTAAGACAgaattggaaaaaaaacacacaatacaCATTTGTGAATTTAAATTGGTCAATTTCAGAACATTCTGGGTTGGTAACGCCGACTCGTTTTCTTTCACTTAATCCTCTAACGGCTTTGAAAACAGATGGTTCGCCTCTTGGCTGGAAACCGAGTAGCCTACCCACCTATTCTTATATTTCGAATTAACGACTCTCGTGAGCCGGTCCTTTATAACGAATCTAAACAACACCAATAACTTTAGTGTtacttgttgttgttgtacttAAAGCTCGTGAGACTAAAAACGAATGCAGTTGCAGAGTGGTCAATACGACAACATGTAATTAAAGATAGGCCCTATACGTTATAATTTTTGTTGTGGtattttcaacaaaataaagaagaagaagaaagaatATGTCATCACAGGTTTTGTTGTAATTTAATGCATTTCTTTAAATTTAATATAGCCAGGATCGTGATTGGATACAATTTATGTCACATTGTcacctctaaaaaaaaaagtatgttaaaAGTCTGTCCTTTAAAACACACCTTCTGAAACAATTGCATTATTTATATGCTATCATAAAACTCAAATGGCGACACACTGGAGGGAAATAAATGGCCTTTTAAAAAACTTCTCAAAGAGGCGTTAATAGAATCTGCATGAAACTTCCCATGACGTGAAacggcttctcaaacaagaacaaatgttgGGCTGGAGATGTGGAATTTGTCCATTAGGGAATTCgtttgattggatggttgtgatTTGATATTTCTGTGATCTCATGAGTGACAGGTTGACCTGTCCTTTGGCCAGTaagtcatcagagaagagaagaaatTAAAGATAATTCTGAATAAAGatgaataatttataatatactgcaatattccataaaaacgAGAATTTAAGGATTCAGAATCATTAGatgaatcagaattttcgattGCTACTCGCCTAACAGGAAAACTTTCATATGCTATTGAACATGTCATAACCTCACTCACCATGTTCTCTCCAAccctgaatgaatgaataggTCGGCAAAGAAGATCAGAAAAACGCGAAAGTATGACATCATCACAACTCCCGCCGAGCGCGTAGAGATGGCACCTTTAAATGAAGAAAACGACGAAGATGACGACTCGACTCTCTTCGATGTCAAGTACAGGTGAGTGCTTTACTACGACTCGTGCAATGACATAAACTCTGGGACTCTCTTATTAATGTTTGTCCACTTTTAGTAATTTAATTTGTCCTGCCTTACTTCTGCATGCTTGACGAAGAAactgacattttaaaaacaatttagaGGGAAAGGGAATAATGGTTAAACTAGTGGCATGTGGGTCTTGCTCATATTTGATGTTTTCAAGTCTGTCTATCAAATACATTCAACCAGGAAAACAAGATTCTGTTTCTTTCCTGATGGCTGGCAATAAATACTAACTGCAGTGCAGCTTCATATTTTTTCCCcagcaaacaatacattttaaataactttgTAGCAACATAGTGGGAATTACAGGGAAATTGTGCTGAAAAATAGTACTGAAACAAAATTTGTCTCATTAGAATAAAGTAGATTATTAATGGAAAATGCCTCCCTAATGAATATTTAAACAGTTTGATATGGAAAAGTGTTTACATCCTTGTTGTTGTGGTAAGAGATGCACTCCAGTGTTTTCTTTTGACAGACTTATTGTTAATTTGTGTTGCTGTGCTTTAATAACATGGCACACTGCTATACTCTCACTAAATAAGACCAGTGTTTTAAAGCCCAGTAGTTGTTTATCGACTGTGGTGAGTGACCTCACGGGTCACAATGGAAATAGTTGTGTCATTTGGAGGTTTAGTGAGCGTCAAGAGTGGACTTCTCCCTTCCGTCCAATTGTTCTTTGACTGAGAACCTGCTTCCTTTTTGCCGGGCATGGCTCCCTGTTTATAAGGTTTTTATTGGCAGTGTGGCAAAAGTGTAAGGCAAACCAGTTTAGACCAGTTTGACAACTTTTTCTTATGCTTGAAACgtaatattctttttttatttacctAATCCTCTTATTTAAATTCTTTGCTTTCTCATAGGTGAACTAAATCGTGCGCTCAGAATCACTGTTGAAGAGCTCTTTCAACGCCCACGGATACCCCTGCGTGTGAACACATCTTTTCAGGGAATGTGCTCCTTGCATCCTTTGATTTGATCCATTTCCTCGGAGCCATGAAACCTCGATGGAACATGACGACAAATTAtatcaagtgtttttttggtGTAGGCATCCGCTCTGACATTCCAAACCAACAAGAAATCTTAAGttttaaaaaagcttttttttggaAGCACAGAAAGATAATCCAAGATTGATGTAAAAGCCTTTTTTCTTTGCTCTAATGAAGGAGGCACTGAAGTTAGTCCTCCACAAATTagttatggctctaattattgcacaattattgaatatttttcatttatgcCCAAAAAAACATTCCTGTTGTTTGGTAGAAAGTCTGTAATTTAATATGCATAAGTTATCTTGAAAGTATGAGGCAGCTTGAACATTTATGTCAAGGTATAGCtttttcaagtaaaaaaaaaccttaaaaaaaactaaaatgatgatcatattaatttaaaaattctACACACAGAGCTGAAATGTTAAGTTAATGACATTGTTTTACTTTTATTGATTTAGCTGCGCTTGAATCAACACAAAGtttcaaattaaaaaacaaGATATGACAATGTTATATGGATGTTTATACTCCAATACTGAAAATGTTTATCTGTTATCTGTActattatttgtatatattgtaTGCAAATTATTCATCTGAAatagtttattttttagaaaaaaagcatattttgaTTTAATAAGAGTAATATGTTTCAAACATCCCTATATTTTAATGCGTGTACTAACCACTAATTGTGCATATTTACTGTATAAGGGTTGATTGTATGTGTAGAGGGTGTGTgctgagttgagttgagttgagttgagttgggAGAATACTGATTCCATGTTGCTGCTCTCTGAGGTTGAGGATTGTTTTTTATTGTCGCATATGCACACCTCCTTTTTTAATTAACTGTTTTTTACAGTGGAAAACTGCAGTGCCACACATCCTGAAGGGTTTAAACATATTTAGCTGTTATCGTTTTATCccagatttaaaatatttttcaaataatttgaaatatttttcaaaagtattttttaaatatcttaaagCATATATTGATATTATACACTGCCTGGCAGATGCTTGAGTCTTTAAATGGATCATGATTACattgattattatgtttctgtCATGTTATATGTATGGAATCAGTTCTTCTAACCATAATTGATgaagtgtgtagcttttcatttcttaaacaaccatgtaggaagacacatcagAGCTGTAtgccaggatgacaatgtcgaGATTCATCTggctcaaattgtgaaagaatggttgagagagagcatgaagaatcatttccACATGAATTGGCTCCTCTGAGTCCAGTTCTTAAAtttattgaaagtctttgggatgtgctggaagAGACTTTATAGAGTGCTGGACTTTTTGGAATATGGCTGTGATGTCTtc
The nucleotide sequence above comes from Pseudorasbora parva isolate DD20220531a chromosome 16, ASM2467924v1, whole genome shotgun sequence. Encoded proteins:
- the fam174b gene encoding membrane protein FAM174B, whose product is MWLQSFAIALIVFAQVNGELTRPSSAMVLNSTLPPQEDSSSHNETDTAVGSRISTILRDLPTIKNISIFICVLTTMLITCLVVKIFRSAKKIRKTRKYDIITTPAERVEMAPLNEENDEDDDSTLFDVKYR